A part of Malania oleifera isolate guangnan ecotype guangnan unplaced genomic scaffold, ASM2987363v1 ctg379, whole genome shotgun sequence genomic DNA contains:
- the LOC131147168 gene encoding bifunctional dethiobiotin synthetase/7,8-diamino-pelargonic acid aminotransferase, mitochondrial-like isoform X2 — protein sequence MELVHQISSHPAVQRLVVLGTLCALELRAEGCNAGYGSLYATALLRKLREDGVYMRPLACDAMMLCCAWIISLCL from the exons ATGGAGCTGGTGCACCAGATCTCATCACATCCAGCTGTTCAAAGATTAGTTGTTCTGGGAACTCTTTGCGCCCTCGAACTTCGAGCAGAAGGCTGTAATGCtgg GTATGGCTCGCTTTATGCAACTGCTCTTCTCAGGAAGCTGCGGGAAGATGGTGTCTACATGAGGCCTCTGG CATGCGACGCCATGATGCTATGCTGCGCATGGATAATATCATTATGCCTGTAG
- the LOC131147168 gene encoding bifunctional dethiobiotin synthetase/7,8-diamino-pelargonic acid aminotransferase, mitochondrial-like isoform X1, protein MELVHQISSHPAVQRLVVLGTLCALELRAEGCNAGYGSLYATALLRKLREDGVYMRPLGNVIYLMCGPCTSPHICTQLLLKLYCGLEEFSQSKQPM, encoded by the exons ATGGAGCTGGTGCACCAGATCTCATCACATCCAGCTGTTCAAAGATTAGTTGTTCTGGGAACTCTTTGCGCCCTCGAACTTCGAGCAGAAGGCTGTAATGCtgg GTATGGCTCGCTTTATGCAACTGCTCTTCTCAGGAAGCTGCGGGAAGATGGTGTCTACATGAGGCCTCTGGGTAATGTCATTTATCTCATGTGCGGGCCCTGCACATCTCCTCACATATGTACCCAACTCCTCCTCAAGCTTTACTGCGGGCTCGAGGAATTCAGCCAATCTAAGCAGCCGATGTGA